The following proteins come from a genomic window of Halanaerobiaceae bacterium ANBcell28:
- a CDS encoding extracellular solute-binding protein: MKKSLILLTVVLTLVVATTIASAVEITFWSMDNAPSAIHTAWMNEQAEIFEAETGIKVNFEEIGWGDGPLIMNAIITGEGAHVFQLGTTWNPEYASTGGLLEIDMDDFGGADSFFEANLESTTLDGVNYGVPWFAETRVLFYNVDMFEEAGVEPPQTYLDLVDVGLEIVDTFGEGRAIATAGTGAWDLIHNWAIILWAHGGDMLNQDNTAAVFNSAAGERAMNYWVNLVANGLADEACAEYNQPQADSAFINEDAAMAFMGPWNIANIMDQNPDLNFDIVEPPAGPFGRASFSGGSNLAIRNNAPAEELEAAKAWVAYLVSDEVLADYTKNLSMMIPANKAALDDPYYDSELWQTFITTLGYATAYPPLAEWGPIEGAIQGNFGQVLSDYVDGNFTSTTAKEYLDAAAAEVNNILD; encoded by the coding sequence ATGAAAAAATCATTAATTTTGTTAACTGTTGTTTTGACACTTGTAGTAGCTACAACTATTGCTAGTGCCGTTGAAATTACATTCTGGTCTATGGATAATGCTCCTTCAGCAATTCATACTGCCTGGATGAACGAACAAGCTGAGATTTTTGAAGCAGAAACTGGTATTAAAGTAAACTTTGAAGAAATAGGTTGGGGAGATGGGCCACTAATTATGAATGCTATAATTACTGGCGAAGGTGCTCATGTATTCCAATTAGGAACTACATGGAATCCAGAATATGCATCAACTGGTGGATTACTTGAAATAGATATGGATGACTTTGGTGGCGCCGATTCATTCTTCGAAGCTAACCTTGAATCTACTACTCTTGATGGTGTTAACTATGGTGTACCATGGTTTGCTGAGACAAGAGTTCTATTCTACAACGTTGATATGTTTGAAGAAGCTGGCGTAGAGCCTCCTCAAACTTATCTAGATCTAGTAGACGTTGGACTAGAAATAGTTGACACTTTTGGTGAAGGAAGAGCTATTGCAACTGCTGGTACTGGTGCTTGGGACTTAATCCATAACTGGGCTATTATTCTTTGGGCTCATGGTGGAGATATGTTAAATCAAGACAATACTGCAGCTGTATTTAATTCTGCTGCTGGTGAAAGAGCTATGAATTACTGGGTTAACCTAGTAGCTAATGGTTTAGCTGACGAAGCTTGTGCTGAGTACAACCAACCTCAAGCTGACTCTGCTTTCATTAATGAAGATGCAGCTATGGCTTTTATGGGTCCTTGGAATATTGCTAATATTATGGATCAAAATCCAGACTTGAACTTTGATATCGTAGAACCACCTGCAGGTCCTTTTGGTAGAGCTTCATTCTCTGGTGGTAGTAATTTAGCAATTAGAAATAACGCTCCTGCAGAAGAATTAGAAGCTGCTAAAGCTTGGGTTGCTTACTTAGTTAGTGATGAAGTACTAGCTGATTATACTAAAAATCTATCTATGATGATTCCTGCTAATAAAGCAGCTTTAGATGATCCTTATTATGATAGTGAACTATGGCAAACATTTATCACTACTTTAGGTTATGCTACTGCTTATCCTCCTCTTGCAGAGTGGGGTCCAATCGAAGGTGCTATCCAAGGTAACTTCGGTCAAGTATTATCTGACTATGTAGATGGTAACTTTACTAGCACAACTGCAAAAGAATATCTTGATGCAGCAGCTGCTGAAGTAAATAATATCTTAGATTAA
- a CDS encoding carbohydrate ABC transporter permease, which produces MNKRTPLENFLFYFLILLLLFFVLAPYAWMVSSSFKTTLEIQGMTPTWIPQTLTLENYVRMNQTVPIVDYFMNSVIISLGTMIFSLLLAVLAAYGISRFNFPGRNIYILVLLATQMLPGVLFVIPYFMLFTWIRNTFGIQMTNTYHGMIFTYTSFSLPFAILMLRNYLDSVPRSIDEQALIDGCTRFMALFRIIIPLAKPGMAAIGIYSFIMAWNEILFATILTRGETRTISLGLLRYLTQNASRWGEMMAACIFATIPIIIIFTLVQKNLVKGLISGATKG; this is translated from the coding sequence ATGAACAAGAGAACACCTTTAGAAAATTTCTTATTTTATTTTCTCATTTTGCTTTTACTATTTTTTGTATTAGCTCCATACGCATGGATGGTTTCCAGTTCTTTTAAAACAACATTAGAAATTCAAGGAATGACACCTACCTGGATACCTCAAACTTTAACGTTGGAAAATTATGTTAGAATGAATCAGACTGTACCTATTGTAGACTATTTTATGAATAGTGTTATTATTAGTTTAGGTACCATGATATTTAGCCTTTTGTTGGCAGTTTTGGCCGCTTATGGCATTTCTAGATTCAATTTTCCAGGAAGAAATATATATATTCTTGTTTTACTAGCAACACAAATGTTACCTGGAGTGCTATTTGTCATACCATACTTTATGCTATTTACATGGATTAGAAATACTTTTGGTATTCAGATGACAAATACTTATCATGGTATGATTTTTACCTATACTTCTTTTTCTTTGCCTTTCGCAATATTAATGCTCAGAAACTATCTGGATTCTGTGCCTAGAAGTATTGATGAACAAGCCTTAATTGATGGTTGTACTAGATTTATGGCTCTATTTAGAATAATAATCCCTCTAGCCAAACCAGGTATGGCAGCTATTGGTATTTATTCTTTTATTATGGCCTGGAATGAAATTCTCTTTGCAACTATTTTAACTAGAGGAGAAACTAGAACCATTTCACTTGGTTTATTAAGATATCTTACACAAAATGCATCACGTTGGGGAGAAATGATGGCAGCTTGTATTTTTGCAACTATACCAATTATTATAATATTTACTTTAGTTCAAAAAAATCTCGTAAAAGGTCTAATCTCAGGGGCAACAAAAGGTTAA
- a CDS encoding sugar ABC transporter permease, whose translation MKKSKALGYLFILPAVLGMLFVHIMPMGWGILISFRDLTIRTIRDWTSAPFVGIQNFINALNPVTTIGQRYLQSLYNIFFFGVMTISIGFVIALVVALILNKPFKCKTLIRGLFLVPYITPDSVAFNFWRFIFQRRIGIFNEMLLRIGIIREPITWLVGRNTMWAVIIASIWKGWPLTALILLAGLQTIPGEIYEAAKIDGASAWQQFKYITIPYLKPIIKTVMIMNILWNFHAYNQFRVMFGADPGRYAEVPNTLIMREAFEHYRYGQGAALSVLLMLIMLTIVLIYLIFFRNKTEE comes from the coding sequence ATGAAAAAATCAAAAGCTTTAGGATATTTATTTATCCTACCAGCAGTATTAGGCATGTTATTTGTACATATTATGCCAATGGGCTGGGGTATTTTAATTAGTTTTAGAGATTTAACCATACGAACTATCAGAGATTGGACAAGTGCGCCATTTGTTGGAATTCAAAACTTTATAAATGCTCTTAATCCTGTAACAACAATTGGACAGAGATATTTACAAAGTTTATATAATATTTTCTTTTTTGGTGTGATGACAATATCGATCGGATTTGTTATAGCTCTTGTAGTTGCCTTAATTTTAAACAAACCTTTTAAATGTAAAACTTTAATCAGAGGTTTGTTTCTAGTTCCTTACATAACACCTGACTCTGTTGCTTTTAACTTCTGGAGATTTATATTTCAAAGAAGAATAGGAATTTTCAATGAAATGTTATTACGAATCGGTATCATTCGAGAACCTATCACTTGGCTAGTAGGTCGCAATACTATGTGGGCAGTTATAATTGCTTCAATATGGAAAGGGTGGCCTCTCACTGCACTAATTTTATTAGCAGGTTTACAAACAATTCCTGGTGAAATCTATGAGGCCGCAAAAATTGATGGTGCTAGTGCCTGGCAACAATTTAAATATATAACTATACCATATTTAAAACCTATCATTAAAACTGTAATGATTATGAATATTTTATGGAACTTCCATGCTTATAATCAATTTAGAGTAATGTTTGGAGCTGACCCTGGAAGGTATGCTGAAGTACCAAATACTTTAATTATGCGCGAAGCATTTGAGCATTATAGATATGGTCAAGGCGCAGCCTTATCAGTATTACTAATGCTAATTATGTTAACGATTGTTTTAATATATCTAATTTTCTTCCGCAATAAAACGGAAGAATAA